From the genome of Streptacidiphilus rugosus AM-16, one region includes:
- a CDS encoding MoaD/ThiS family protein has protein sequence MRYWAAAKAEAGTAEEPYTAATLADALAAARARHADRPRFAQVLGHCSFLVDGAQVGRRDHATVALTEGGTVEVLPPFAGG, from the coding sequence ATCCGTTACTGGGCTGCGGCCAAGGCGGAGGCCGGCACGGCCGAGGAGCCGTACACGGCGGCGACCCTCGCCGACGCGCTCGCCGCGGCGCGCGCCCGTCACGCCGACCGGCCGCGCTTCGCACAGGTGCTCGGGCACTGCTCGTTCCTCGTCGACGGCGCGCAGGTCGGCCGCCGCGACCACGCGACGGTGGCCCTGACGGAGGGCGGCACGGTCGAGGTCCTCCCCCCGTTCGCGGGCGGGTGA
- a CDS encoding alpha/beta hydrolase, whose product MDPAAKSVVRIPDTFGYWRSPAEARLTTADGVALHAEYLPPSGGEASLAVVVAHGFSGAVERPALRRAAEVFARRAGVVTFSFRGHGRSGGRSTVGDREVLDLDAAVGWARSLGFAKVVTVGFSMGGAVVVRHAALNGGVRAVAAVSAPARWYYMGTVPMRRLHWVVMKPLGRVVGRVGLKTRIDPNEWTDVPLPPVAAAARLTVPLLVVHGDADPYFPLDHPRSLREAAPGGELWIEPGFGHAENAAPEALLERVGEWLTRHA is encoded by the coding sequence ATGGACCCCGCCGCGAAGAGTGTGGTTCGCATCCCGGACACCTTCGGTTACTGGCGGTCGCCGGCGGAGGCCCGGCTCACGACGGCCGACGGCGTCGCTCTGCATGCGGAGTACCTGCCACCGAGCGGAGGCGAGGCGTCACTCGCCGTCGTCGTGGCGCACGGCTTCTCCGGCGCCGTCGAGCGGCCCGCGCTGCGGCGCGCGGCCGAGGTCTTCGCGCGGCGGGCCGGCGTGGTGACCTTCTCCTTCCGCGGCCACGGCCGCTCCGGCGGGCGTTCGACGGTCGGCGACCGGGAGGTACTGGACCTCGACGCGGCGGTGGGCTGGGCCCGGTCGCTGGGGTTCGCGAAGGTCGTCACGGTCGGCTTCTCGATGGGCGGCGCGGTGGTCGTCCGGCACGCGGCGCTGAACGGCGGCGTCCGCGCGGTGGCGGCGGTGAGCGCGCCGGCGCGCTGGTACTACATGGGCACGGTGCCGATGCGGAGGCTCCACTGGGTGGTCATGAAGCCGCTCGGGCGGGTGGTCGGCCGGGTCGGACTGAAGACCAGGATTGACCCGAACGAGTGGACGGACGTCCCGCTCCCGCCGGTCGCGGCGGCCGCGCGGCTCACGGTCCCGCTGCTCGTCGTCCACGGCGACGCGGACCCCTACTTCCCGCTCGACCACCCGCGCTCGCTCCGCGAGGCCGCGCCGGGCGGCGAGCTGTGGATCGAGCCGGGCTTCGGACACGCCGAGAACGCGGCCCCCGAGGCGCTGCTGGAGCGCGTCGGCGAGTGGCTGACCAGGCACGCGTGA
- a CDS encoding response regulator transcription factor, giving the protein MSSLLLLTNALQPSAEVLPALGLLLHNVRVAPAEGSALVDTPSSDVILVDGRRDLPHIRSLCQLLRSTGPGAPVLLVVTEGGLAAVTADWGIDDVLLDTAGPAEVEARLRLALGRQTVVADESPMEIRNGDLSVDEATYSAKLKGRILDLTFKEFELIKYLAQHPGRVFTRAQLLQEVWGYDYFGGTRTVDVHVRRLRAKLGPEHEQLIGTVRNVGYRFVVPDKSEKGAARAEAEIDVEV; this is encoded by the coding sequence ATGAGTTCTCTCCTGCTGCTGACCAACGCCCTCCAGCCGTCGGCTGAGGTGCTGCCCGCACTCGGCCTGCTGCTGCACAACGTCCGCGTCGCGCCCGCGGAGGGCTCGGCCCTGGTCGACACTCCCAGCTCCGACGTGATCCTCGTCGACGGCCGCCGTGATCTGCCCCACATCCGGAGCCTCTGCCAGCTGCTCCGCTCGACCGGACCGGGCGCTCCCGTCCTGCTCGTGGTCACCGAGGGCGGCCTCGCCGCGGTGACCGCCGACTGGGGCATCGACGACGTGCTGCTCGACACGGCGGGCCCGGCGGAGGTCGAGGCGCGGCTGCGCCTGGCCCTCGGCCGCCAGACGGTCGTCGCGGACGAGAGCCCGATGGAGATCCGCAACGGCGACCTCTCGGTCGACGAGGCCACCTACAGCGCCAAACTGAAGGGCAGGATCCTCGACCTGACCTTCAAGGAGTTCGAGCTCATCAAGTACCTCGCCCAGCACCCGGGACGCGTCTTCACCCGCGCCCAGCTGCTGCAGGAGGTCTGGGGCTACGACTACTTCGGCGGCACCCGGACCGTCGACGTCCACGTGCGGCGGCTGCGCGCCAAGCTCGGCCCCGAGCACGAGCAGCTCATCGGCACGGTCCGCAACGTCGGCTACCGCTTCGTCGTCCCCGACAAGTCGGAGAAGGGCGCCGCCCGGGCCGAGGCCGAGATCGACGTCGAGGTGTGA
- a CDS encoding LacI family DNA-binding transcriptional regulator: MPKVTRDDVARLAGTSTAVVSYVINNGPRPVAPATRERVLAAIDQLGYRPNSVAQAMASRRTNLIGMVVPDARQPFFAELTHAVERAASERGKIVLIGNSDYTGDREIHYVRAFLGMRVAGLILISEGPSERADAEFAAHGDSRVVLLHRRPETSDDIAVVTDDIGGSMLAVDHLLKHHGHPYVACFGGPVNAPAPGDPVVDHIEGWRRAMAEAGVPTEGRLIDAPFSRYGAYQVALELLRNPDRRPPAIFCSTDDQAIGVLRAAREAGVRVPEDLAVIGFDDIQEAAFCDPPLSTIASDRDSMAKAAVDLVLDDSLAVPGSETPRIRKFPSRLVVRRSCGCDGSADGGNGSGSDSGNDDGSHAESGR, encoded by the coding sequence ATGCCCAAGGTGACCCGCGACGATGTGGCCAGACTGGCGGGGACCTCGACCGCGGTCGTGAGCTACGTCATCAACAACGGACCCCGCCCGGTCGCTCCGGCGACCCGCGAGCGCGTCCTCGCAGCGATAGACCAGCTCGGATACCGGCCCAACAGCGTCGCCCAGGCGATGGCCAGCCGGCGCACCAACCTGATCGGCATGGTCGTCCCCGACGCCCGCCAGCCGTTCTTCGCCGAGCTCACCCATGCGGTCGAACGTGCCGCCTCGGAGCGCGGCAAGATCGTTCTGATCGGGAACTCGGACTACACCGGCGACCGTGAGATCCACTACGTGCGCGCCTTCCTGGGCATGCGCGTGGCCGGGCTGATCCTGATCAGCGAGGGCCCGAGCGAGCGCGCGGACGCGGAGTTCGCCGCCCACGGCGACTCGCGGGTGGTGCTGCTGCACCGCCGTCCGGAGACCTCGGACGACATCGCGGTGGTCACCGACGACATCGGCGGCTCGATGCTCGCCGTCGACCACCTGCTCAAGCACCACGGCCACCCCTACGTCGCCTGCTTCGGCGGCCCGGTCAACGCGCCCGCGCCGGGCGACCCGGTCGTCGACCACATCGAGGGCTGGCGCCGCGCGATGGCGGAGGCCGGCGTCCCCACCGAGGGTCGCCTGATCGACGCGCCCTTCTCGCGCTACGGCGCGTACCAGGTGGCGCTGGAGCTGCTGCGGAACCCCGACCGGCGGCCGCCCGCGATCTTCTGCTCGACCGACGACCAGGCGATAGGCGTGCTGCGGGCCGCCCGCGAGGCCGGCGTCCGGGTGCCGGAGGACCTCGCGGTCATCGGCTTCGACGACATCCAGGAGGCCGCGTTCTGCGACCCGCCGCTGTCGACGATCGCCTCGGACCGCGACTCGATGGCGAAGGCGGCGGTGGACCTGGTCCTCGACGACTCGCTGGCCGTTCCCGGCTCCGAGACGCCGCGGATCAGGAAGTTCCCGAGCCGCCTGGTCGTGCGCCGCAGCTGCGGCTGCGACGGCTCCGCCGACGGCGGGAACGGCAGCGGGAGCGACAGCGGGAACGACGACGGCAGCCACGCCGAGAGCGGCCGATAA
- a CDS encoding S1C family serine protease yields MRKPLALVAAVAVLSALAGGVAGGLISEKTSDQASYSTNAVVTGDKSSTSDTAAIAKAVSPAVVQIEVTNGNSQDIGTGIVLTSGGQILTNYHVIADATGNSGGTIKITFSDGRTATGTIVGTDASLDVAVIKADGVSGLKTASLGDSSQVAVGDQVVAIGNPDGLTGTVTSGIVSALNRPVKVDVSPTTTQSNGGFGLPFWQGDNGRSDQPSSGQTASYNAIQTDASLNPGNSGGPLLNSAGQVVGINASMYSSSGSSSSGSQAGSVGLGFAIPINAVKSVLPQLQSGQSITG; encoded by the coding sequence ATGCGCAAGCCGCTCGCGCTGGTCGCCGCCGTGGCCGTGCTCTCCGCCCTCGCGGGCGGCGTGGCCGGCGGTCTCATCAGCGAGAAGACCTCCGACCAGGCGAGCTACAGCACCAACGCCGTGGTCACCGGCGACAAGTCGAGCACGAGCGACACCGCCGCGATCGCGAAGGCCGTCTCCCCGGCGGTCGTGCAGATCGAGGTCACCAACGGCAACAGCCAGGACATCGGCACCGGCATCGTGCTGACCTCCGGCGGCCAGATCCTGACCAACTACCACGTGATCGCCGACGCGACGGGCAACAGCGGCGGCACCATCAAGATCACCTTCTCCGACGGCAGGACCGCGACCGGCACCATCGTCGGCACGGACGCGAGCCTCGACGTCGCCGTGATCAAGGCCGACGGCGTCAGCGGTCTGAAGACCGCCTCGCTCGGCGACTCGAGCCAGGTCGCCGTCGGCGACCAGGTCGTGGCCATCGGCAACCCGGACGGCCTGACCGGCACGGTCACCTCCGGCATCGTCAGCGCGCTGAACCGCCCGGTGAAGGTGGACGTCAGCCCGACCACGACGCAGAGCAACGGCGGCTTCGGGCTTCCCTTCTGGCAGGGCGACAACGGCCGCTCCGACCAGCCGAGCTCCGGCCAGACCGCGTCCTACAACGCGATCCAGACCGACGCCTCGCTCAACCCCGGCAACAGCGGCGGCCCGCTGCTGAACTCGGCGGGCCAGGTGGTCGGGATCAACGCGTCGATGTACTCCTCCTCCGGCAGCAGCAGCTCCGGCTCGCAGGCGGGAAGCGTGGGTCTGGGCTTCGCGATCCCGATCAACGCGGTGAAGTCGGTCCTGCCGCAGCTGCAGTCGGGCCAGAGCATCACCGGTTGA